From Anopheles funestus chromosome 3RL, idAnoFuneDA-416_04, whole genome shotgun sequence, a single genomic window includes:
- the LOC125767609 gene encoding nuclear pore complex protein Nup214: MSTNSPGTPKKCRLILQQCLAIQLTKPGNPPEDFWMYDSGYTIFQNFLSANLQCWWNAPLAAATKVLKYLGHISPGMLLITAEPCALEIIRSAYARSVLKPPATYLINSVGDIDDCIVTPIVQTQFTPLTEALCDVIMELTSQGQSATIENIRNRLRSRFTHMQQPSVEVIYDTLVQLMQEIKIYQTSKGYFIVTPEKRRNKTNASLEYGGFAGVELDSTAPTKESKTLLMSSHEALSSLYGEISTVRDGDQTHQCIQTNLADVICGGNPNDKILYPRSASKQRSASFPSNGKTLERRHSLRFFGSSKRLQRSASTRSLSKNYAQTITKDGTMAPLATPEQPAALDAKKQASSQSLLSRIFRRSTRSKSKSKQIETYSAQFPPPEWFNSKTTHLHSVGTQTTDYLDFPIKSRLLNSTFYDSSDVSQRSLSLPRRRHHRRNLSSESTFFISSRDCSPVRRGKSPGSYYCGSLPRSIHSTPASSGYYKVSRSKQLSSADKLHSSDSQAKMEHKTSRSLGIASGPSSIDSGKMTYVTSGPSSFDSEKLSSTRTSTHSSLESHVSSSTITTAIQQQQQQSGNSSLFISNDTKPPTSGSPQSGSPSRGAPNGTSKPMSPSAPGTVTTVMTALASTTKANNSYKCFETTFGYTSTNTGGGVKGNAQPTKLADRMAKSPALGTGLGGLSLTKPIDHLTALSESLLQFRLSGDSTSNSGSAGSSPPGSTTHTIPVVQQNGTPELNKYNKNSTMNNSKPFQPMTSAPVQPPANFFYKNVLKNIQHDSKNICGDLAVEKTSPTRTYDEGTGRMGLQSNLRRSNSEIKKLNANPSREGKLAEADDPKGCGQTIPPPQPLSGLIVMKKSLSVSSEPNLLANGDSKAAQITILVQENGTNGTERDNSGDTDGRKRYSHYDELDRRFSYQNSARDEPPLVLEEMYEFPSLSDLSFNFTSLAAQKILQGDASLNSIDTLVELNINQEKQQTLMRLKNDARLLAQTVTPPAEPDATKVMTDFGMV; encoded by the exons ATGAGCACGAACTCGCCCGGAACGCCGAAGAAGTGTCGGCTGATACTGCAACAATGTCTTGCGATACAGCTGACCAAACCGGGCAATCCGCCCGAAGACTTCTGGATGTACGACAGTGGCTACACGATCTTTCAG AATTTTCTATCAGCTAACCTTCAATGCTGGTGGAACGCACCGCTAGCGGCGGCCACGAAGGTTCTCAAATATCTTGGACACATTTCGCCCGGCATGCTGCTGATAACGGCCGAACCATGTGCGCTGGAAATCATCCGCAGTGCCTACGCCCGGAGCGTCCTCAAACCACCGGCCACCTATCTGATCAACTCCGTAG GTGACATTGACGATTGTATCGTGACGCCTATCGTTCAGACACAGTTTACACCACTCACGGAAGCACTCTGCGACGTGATCATGGAGCTAACATCCCAAGGACAGTCCGCCACCATCGAGAACATACGCAACCGATTGCGTTCTAG GTTCACCCACATGCAGCAGCCATCGGTAGAGGTGATCTACGATACGCTTGTGCAGCTGATGCAAGAAATCAAAATCTACCAAACATCCAAAGGATACTTTATCGTCACACCTGA GAAGCGACGGAACAAAACGAACGCTTCGCTCGAGTACGGTGGTTTCGCGGGTGTCGAGCTGGACAGTACGGCACCGACGAAGGAGTCCAAAACGCTCCTGATGAGCAGCCACGAAGCGCTCAGCAGTCTGTACGGTGAGATTTCGACCGTGCGTGACGGTGACCAGACGCACCAGTGCATCCAAACCAACCTGGCCGATGTGATCTGTGGTGGCAATCCGAACGACAAGATCCTCTATCCACGTTCTGCCAGCAAGCAGCGCAGTGCATCCTTCCCGAGCAATGGGAAAACACTCGAACGGCGCCATAGTTTACGCTTCTTTGGTTCGTCCAAGCGACTTCAGCGGTCTGCCTCTACGAGAAGCCTCTCCAAGAACTATGCGCAAACGATCACCAAGGATGGTACGATGGCACCGTTGGCAACACCCGAACAACCAGCGGCACTGGATGCGA AAAAACAAGCCTCATCTCAATCACTGCTATCGCGAATCTTCCGACGAAGCACACGCTCGAAGAGCAAGTCAAAGCAGATCGAAACGTATTCGGCCCAGTTCCCGCCACCAGAATGGTTCAACTCGAAGACCACCCATCTACACAGTGTAGGCACGCAGACGACGGACTATTTG GACTTTCCAATCAAGTCACGCCTGTTAAACTCCACCTTTTACGATAGTTCGGACGTAAGTCAACGGTCCCTATCGCTTCCGAGACGACGGCACCACCGACGAAACCTTTCCAGTGAGTCAACGTTCTTCATCTCGTCCCGCGACTGTTCGCCGGTGCGCCGTGGCAAGAGCCCGGGTTCGTACTACTGCGGTAGTTTGCCCCGTTCGATTCACTCCACACCGGCCAGCTCCGGATACTATAAGGTGTCGCGCAGCAAACAACTCTCGTCCGCCGACAAGCTGCACAGCAGCGACAGTCAGGCAAAGATGGAACACAAAACTAGTCGCAGCCTTGGCATTGCCAGCGGTCCGTCCAGCATCGATAGTGGCAAGATGACGTACGTCACGTCCGGACCGTCCAGCTTCGACAGCGAGAAGCTGTCCTCGACCCGTACCAGCACGCATTCCAGCCTGGAATCGCACGTATCTTCCTCCACCATTACTACAGCcatccagcagcaacagcaacagtcgGGCAATTCTAGTTTGTTCATCAGCAACGATACAAAACCACCAACCTCTGGTAGCCCTCAGTCGGGCAGTCCGAGCCGAGGAGCACCGAATGGTACATCGAAACCGATGTCACCCTCAGCACCGGGGACGGTTACGACAGTCATGACAGCGTTAGCATCGACGACCAAAGCCAACAACAGCTACAAGTGCTTCGAGACCACGTTCGGCTACACGAGCACCAATACCGGAGGCGGTGTGAAGGGCAACGCGCAACCAACAAAGCTTGCCGACAGAATGGCCAAAAGTCCGGCACTCGGTACTGGGCTCGGTGGCCTCAGTCTTACCAAACCGATCGATCACCTTACAGCGCTCAGTGAATCTTTGCTGCAGTTCCGGCTAAGCGGAGACTCAACATCCAACTCGGGCTCTGCGGGATCTTCGCCACCTGGCTCAACGACCCACACAATTCCGGTCGTACAGCAGAACGGTACGCCGGAACTCAACaagtacaacaaaaacagcaccATGAACAATAGCAAACCGTTCCAACCGATGACATCCGCACCGGTCCAACCACCGGCCAATTTCTTCTACAAAAATGTCCTGAAAAACATACAGCACGACAGCAAGAATATCTGCGGCGATCTGGCAGTGGAGAAGACTTCGCCCACCAGGACCTACGATGAAGGTACGGGTCGGATGGGGCTTCAGAGTAATTTACGCCGTTCAAATTCGGAGATCAAGAAGCTTAACGCGAACCCAAGTCGTGAAGGAAAGCTAGCAGAAGCCGACGATCCGAAGGGTTGCGGTCAGACAATTCCACCACCACAACCGCTCAGCGGCTTGATCGTAATGAAGAAGAGCCTTTCGGTGTCGAGTGAACCGAATCTGTTGGCGAATGGGGACAGTAAGGCGGCACAGATCACGATACTGGTGCAGGAGAACGGTACGAACGGGACCGAGCGAGACAATAGTGGAGATACCGATGGTCGCAAACGCTACTCGCACTACGATGAGCTGGACCGACGATTTAGCTACCAGAATAGTGCGCGCGATGAACCACCGCTAGTGCTGGAAGAGATGTACGAGTTCCCGAGTCTGTCTGATCTGAGCTTCAACTTTACATCGCTGGCGGCACAGAAGATCCTGCAGGGTGACGCCAGCCTGAACAGCATCGATACGCTCGTCGAGCTGAACATTAATCAGGAGAAGCAACAGACACTGATGCGGCTTAAGAACGATGCGCGTCTATTGGCGCAAACGGTTACCCCACCTGCTGAACCAGATGCGACCAAGGTGATGACGGACTTTGGGATGGTTTGA
- the LOC125767597 gene encoding dosage compensation regulator isoform X2 — protein sequence MTVYVKELNRSITGRESGSNKHSASKSCALSLIRQLYHLGVIEAYTGSLKSATTSEQIAAYPVKISHQLAKRVHECLMELEIQPVKVNTSNTGTKDAVSLMHPSDDVHFKPQSTNLQQPASVISWSPPQPNWNPWLGCNIDEGYLATATLEKLSEDLLCDSRNLLRDNQELQMSMMTREKLPISAMRRKIMEAINEHPVVLIRGNTGCGKTTQIAQYILEDYINSGQGAYCNVCVTQPRRISAISVSERVANERCENLGSAVGYSVRFDSVLPRPFGSILFCTIGVLLRKLEGGLRGVSHVIVDEIHERDVNSDFILVVLRDMVHTYPDLRVILMSATIDTTMFSRYFGDCPVLEVPGRAFPVEQMFLEDCIEMLNFKPTPPEGGSAKRKRGKDGDDEGDGGAEYEPDVQESGNLNEVIDETVYSPQTKQAMSMMVESDTPFELISALVDYVDQQGRPGAVLVFLAGWNMIFALMRQLQTRPNLVVLPLHSQLPREDQRKVFNHYGQRRKVILATNIAETSITIDDIVYVIDTCKARMKLFTSHNNMTNYATVWAARTNLEQRKGRAGRVRPGMCFTLCSRARFAKLEENLTPEMFRTPLHELALSIKLLRLGAIGKFLSKAIEPPPLDAVIEAEVLLKEMRCLDEAEQLTPFGRILARLPIEPRLGKMMVLSTLFGLCDTITTMAAYSGTFSEIFLLELGQRRLLAHQKALSGQTFSDYVAMQTAFEMWSRKRAISEEAEFRFCEWKGLQMPTLRTIAEAKKQLMENLTLAGFPQDTMMPFRFDPENPEPDLEMAMALLCVGLYPNVCFHKEKRRVLTTESKAALIHKTSVNCSNTTTTFPYPFFVFGEKIRTRAVSCKQMSMVTPIHLLLFGCKKVEWCNGSVRIDNWLNLNMDPYDAAMILALRPCLQDLLVQISENPDSISCLAEKHLNMLKVVKELCAFSAGDYEIDRPVRSSFGQGVRSHPPKVPRYGDASNDQLSGFVRIGNSSSGGGNSGDGDYEAGNVPISGGNTANLRHDGYRGFGSGYGNNNGYGSNRSNSRYFNNPMLNSTSNDRYTGAEDNAGPYGRGSNYQGGYSGGTRGGYSGGARNFRRGRGRW from the exons ATGACCGTTTACGTGAAGGAATTGAACCGTTCAATAACGGGGCGCGAATCCGGATCGAACAAACATTCGGCGAGCAAATCTTGCGCATTGTCGCTTATACGACAGCTGTACCATTTGGGTGTGATTGAGGCGTATACGGGATCGCTCAAGAGTGCAAC GACATCAGAACAGATAGCGGCCTATCCGGTGAAAATTTCGCACCAGCTTGCTAAACGCGTGCACGAATGTTTAATGGAGTTAGAAATTCAACCGGTGAAGGTGAATACTTCAAACACCGGCACGAAGGACGCCGTCAGCTTGATGCACCCCTCGGACGATGTACATTTTAAGCCGCAATCGACGAACCTACAGCAACCGGCTTCGGTTATCTCCTGGTCACCACCGCAACCGAACTGGAACCCTTGGTTGGGATGTAACATTGACGAGGGTTACCTGGCAACGGCAACGCTCGAGAAGTTGAGTGAAGATTTGTTGTGTGACAGCCGCAACTTGCTGAGAGACAACCAAGAGCTGCAGATGAGTATGATGACGCGCGAAAAGCTTCCCATTTCGGCGATGCGCCGAAAGATCATGGAAGCGATTAACGAACATCCGGTGGTGCTAATCCGCGGCAACACGGGATGTGGTAAAACGACCCAGATTGCACAGTACATCCTGGAAGATTACATCAACTCGGGCCAGGGTGCATACTGCAACGTGTGCGTTACGCAGCCTAGACGTATCAGTGCGATCAGCGTTTCGGAGCGCGTCGCTAATGAGCGGTGCGAAAATTTGGGCAGTGCAGTGGGATATTCCGTGCGGTTTGATTCAGTCCTACCGCGCCCGTTCGGTTCGATTCTATTCTGCACAATCGGGGTACTGTTGCGCAAGCTGGAAGGTGGCCTGCGCGGTGTTTCGCACGTAATTGTGGATGAAATTCACGAACGTGACGTAAACAGCGATTTCATACTGGTCGTGCTGCGCGATATGGTCCACACGTATCCAGATCTGCGCGTAATACTCATGTCGGCTACCATCGATACGACGATGTTTTCGCGTTACTTTGGCGACTGTCCCGTGCTGGAGGTACCTGGTAGAGCGTTCCCGGTCGAGCAAATGTTTCTCGAGGATTGCATCGAAATGCTTAACTTTAAACCTACACCGCCGGAAGGTGGTTCGGCAAAGCGTAAGCGAGGCAAGGATGGCGATGATGAGGGAGATGGAGGAGCCGAGTACGAACCGGATGTGCAGGAAAGTGGAAATCTGAATGAGGTAATCGATGAAACAGTATATTCGCCGCAAACCAAGCAGGCGATGAGCATGATGGTGGAGTCAGATACACCGTTCGAGCTAATCAGTGCGCTGGTGGATTATGTCGATCAGCAAGGTAGACCGGGAGCCGTGCTGGTGTTCCTTGCCGGATGGAACATGATTTTTGCGCTGATGCGACAGTTGCAGACACGACCCAATTTGGTCGTGTTGCCGCTACACTCTCAGCTGCCGCGTGAGGACCAGAGGAAGGTGTTCAACCATTATGGGCAAAGGCGCAAGGTTATACTGGCGACCAACATTGCGGAAACGTCGATCACGATCGATGATATTGTGTATGTGATCGATACGTGCAAGGCGCGCATGAAGCTGTTCACTTCGCACAACAATATGACCAACTATGCGACAGTATGGGCCGCCAGGACAAACCTCGAGCAGC GCAAGGGACGTGCGGGTCGTGTCCGTCCGGGCATGTGCTTTACGCTATGCTCACGCGCCCGTTTCGCCAAGTTGGAGGAAAACCTGACGCCAGAAATGTTTCGTACACCATTGCACGAACTTGCGCTCAGCATTAAGCTGCTGCGGTTGGGTGCAATCGGTAAGTTTCTGTCGAAAGCGATCGAACCACCACCGCTCGATGCGGTGATCGAGGCGGAAGTGTTGCTGAAGGAGATGCGATGCTTGGATGAGGCAGAACAGCTAACTCCTTTCGGGCGTATTCTGGCCCGTTTGCCGATTGAACCGCGACTCGGTAAGATGATGGTACTGAGCACGCTGTTTGGGCTGTGTGACACAATCACGACGATGGCCGCATACTCGGGCACGTTTTCAGAGATTTTCCTGCTGGAGCTGGGGCAGCGTCGTCTATTGGCCCATCAGAAGGCACTCAGCGGTCAAACGTTCTCGGATTACGTTGCGATGCAGACGGCATTTGAG ATGTGGAGCCGAAAGCGCGCCATAAGCGAAGAAGCGGAATTTCGATTCTGTGAGTGGAAAGGACTCCAAATGCCGACGTTACGCACGATTGCCGAGGCGAAGAAGCAGCTGATGGAGAACCTTACGCTAGCgggtttccctcaggatacgATGATGCCGTTCCGTTTCGATCCGGAAAACCCCGAACCGGACCTGGAGATGGCGATGGCACTGTTGTGCGTTGGGCTGTATCCGAACGTGTGCTTCCACAAGGAGAAACGGCGTGTCCTGACGACGGAATCGAAAGCTGCTCTCATCCACAAAACGTCGGTGAACTGTAGCAATACGACAACCACCTTTCCGTATCCATTCTTTGTGTTTGGTGAAAAGATACGCACCCGGGCCGTATCCTGTAAGCAGATGTCCATGGTTACACCGATccatctgctgctgttcggCTGCAAGAAGGTCGAATGGTGCAACGGATCGGTGCGGATCGATAATTGGCTCAATCTGAACATGGATCCGTACGATGCCGCCATGATACTGGCGTTACGGCCCTGTCTACAGGATTTGTTGGTACAAATTTCGGAAAATCCGGACAGCATAAGCTGTCTGGCAGAGAAGCATTTGAATATGCTGAAGGTGGTGAAGGAGCTGTGTGCGTTCAGTGCGGGGGATTATGAAATTGATCGTCCGGTGAGAAGCTCATTTGGGCAGGGCGTACGATCACATCCACCAAAGGTTCCACGATATGGTGATGCGAGTAACGACCAATTGAGTGGTTTCGTTAGAATAGGAAATAGTAGTAGCGGTGGTGGTAAtagtggtgatggtgattATGAGGCAGGGAATGTGCCGATTTCAGGAGGAAACACTGCTAACCTCCGACATGATGGGTACCGGGGCTTTGGATCAGGATATGGTAACAATAATGGGTATGGTAGTAATCGATCAAACTCCCGATACTTTAACAATCCGATGTTAAATTCAACTTCCAATGATCGTTACACGGGTGCCGAAGATAATGCTGGCCCGTATGGCAGAGGTTCCAATTACCAGGGTGGATATTCCGGCGGAACTCGTGGTGGTTACAGTGGTGGAGCAAGAAACTTCCGACGCGGACGTGGTAGATGGTAG
- the LOC125767597 gene encoding dosage compensation regulator isoform X1, translating to MDKKSFLISWCQKNGCEPVYAVRPTGLKHRQRFLCEVRIAGIDYIGVGNSTNKKDSEKNASQDFVSYLVRIGRIAEDAVPQDTVGVPSEIDKPDAPSAQAAGPSMARAQHGPGNIFMKGFVPQDLGHAYRPYVPSKEDIKREQDNMESAESLDVNASIHGNWTIENAKSKLNQWMQHHKIKAEFKYTSIGPDHAKSFIAEMTVYVKELNRSITGRESGSNKHSASKSCALSLIRQLYHLGVIEAYTGSLKSATTSEQIAAYPVKISHQLAKRVHECLMELEIQPVKVNTSNTGTKDAVSLMHPSDDVHFKPQSTNLQQPASVISWSPPQPNWNPWLGCNIDEGYLATATLEKLSEDLLCDSRNLLRDNQELQMSMMTREKLPISAMRRKIMEAINEHPVVLIRGNTGCGKTTQIAQYILEDYINSGQGAYCNVCVTQPRRISAISVSERVANERCENLGSAVGYSVRFDSVLPRPFGSILFCTIGVLLRKLEGGLRGVSHVIVDEIHERDVNSDFILVVLRDMVHTYPDLRVILMSATIDTTMFSRYFGDCPVLEVPGRAFPVEQMFLEDCIEMLNFKPTPPEGGSAKRKRGKDGDDEGDGGAEYEPDVQESGNLNEVIDETVYSPQTKQAMSMMVESDTPFELISALVDYVDQQGRPGAVLVFLAGWNMIFALMRQLQTRPNLVVLPLHSQLPREDQRKVFNHYGQRRKVILATNIAETSITIDDIVYVIDTCKARMKLFTSHNNMTNYATVWAARTNLEQRKGRAGRVRPGMCFTLCSRARFAKLEENLTPEMFRTPLHELALSIKLLRLGAIGKFLSKAIEPPPLDAVIEAEVLLKEMRCLDEAEQLTPFGRILARLPIEPRLGKMMVLSTLFGLCDTITTMAAYSGTFSEIFLLELGQRRLLAHQKALSGQTFSDYVAMQTAFEMWSRKRAISEEAEFRFCEWKGLQMPTLRTIAEAKKQLMENLTLAGFPQDTMMPFRFDPENPEPDLEMAMALLCVGLYPNVCFHKEKRRVLTTESKAALIHKTSVNCSNTTTTFPYPFFVFGEKIRTRAVSCKQMSMVTPIHLLLFGCKKVEWCNGSVRIDNWLNLNMDPYDAAMILALRPCLQDLLVQISENPDSISCLAEKHLNMLKVVKELCAFSAGDYEIDRPVRSSFGQGVRSHPPKVPRYGDASNDQLSGFVRIGNSSSGGGNSGDGDYEAGNVPISGGNTANLRHDGYRGFGSGYGNNNGYGSNRSNSRYFNNPMLNSTSNDRYTGAEDNAGPYGRGSNYQGGYSGGTRGGYSGGARNFRRGRGRW from the exons ATGGATAAGAAATCGTTTCTGATAAGCTGGTGTCAAAAAAATGGGTGCGAGCCCGTGTACGCGGTCCGGCCAACCGGGCTGAAGCATCGGCAACGTTTCCTGTGCGAGGTGCGGATCGCCGGTATCGACTACATTGGTGTCGGTAATTCTACCAACAAGAAGGATTCGGAAAAGAATGCATCGCAAGACTTCGTCAGCTATTTGGTTCGGATCGGACGAATTGCGGAGGATGCGGTTCCGCAGGACACTGTCGGCGTACCGTCAGAGATTGATAAACCGGATGCGCCAAGCGCACAGGCCGCAGGTCCTTCGATGGCGAGAGCACAACATGGGCCAGGAAATATATTCATGAAAGGGTTCGTCCCGCAGGATTTGGGCCATGCGTACCGGCCGTACGTGCCATCAAAGGAAGATATCAAGCGAGAACAGGACAACATGGAATCGGCCGAATCTCTAGATGTGAACGCTTCGATTCATGGCAATTGGACGATTGAGAATGCAAAATCGAAGCTTAACCAATGGATGCAGCATCACAAAATTAAGGCAGAGTTTAAGTATACCTCCATCGGACCGGATCATGCCAA GAGCTTCATAGCGGAAATGACCGTTTACGTGAAGGAATTGAACCGTTCAATAACGGGGCGCGAATCCGGATCGAACAAACATTCGGCGAGCAAATCTTGCGCATTGTCGCTTATACGACAGCTGTACCATTTGGGTGTGATTGAGGCGTATACGGGATCGCTCAAGAGTGCAAC GACATCAGAACAGATAGCGGCCTATCCGGTGAAAATTTCGCACCAGCTTGCTAAACGCGTGCACGAATGTTTAATGGAGTTAGAAATTCAACCGGTGAAGGTGAATACTTCAAACACCGGCACGAAGGACGCCGTCAGCTTGATGCACCCCTCGGACGATGTACATTTTAAGCCGCAATCGACGAACCTACAGCAACCGGCTTCGGTTATCTCCTGGTCACCACCGCAACCGAACTGGAACCCTTGGTTGGGATGTAACATTGACGAGGGTTACCTGGCAACGGCAACGCTCGAGAAGTTGAGTGAAGATTTGTTGTGTGACAGCCGCAACTTGCTGAGAGACAACCAAGAGCTGCAGATGAGTATGATGACGCGCGAAAAGCTTCCCATTTCGGCGATGCGCCGAAAGATCATGGAAGCGATTAACGAACATCCGGTGGTGCTAATCCGCGGCAACACGGGATGTGGTAAAACGACCCAGATTGCACAGTACATCCTGGAAGATTACATCAACTCGGGCCAGGGTGCATACTGCAACGTGTGCGTTACGCAGCCTAGACGTATCAGTGCGATCAGCGTTTCGGAGCGCGTCGCTAATGAGCGGTGCGAAAATTTGGGCAGTGCAGTGGGATATTCCGTGCGGTTTGATTCAGTCCTACCGCGCCCGTTCGGTTCGATTCTATTCTGCACAATCGGGGTACTGTTGCGCAAGCTGGAAGGTGGCCTGCGCGGTGTTTCGCACGTAATTGTGGATGAAATTCACGAACGTGACGTAAACAGCGATTTCATACTGGTCGTGCTGCGCGATATGGTCCACACGTATCCAGATCTGCGCGTAATACTCATGTCGGCTACCATCGATACGACGATGTTTTCGCGTTACTTTGGCGACTGTCCCGTGCTGGAGGTACCTGGTAGAGCGTTCCCGGTCGAGCAAATGTTTCTCGAGGATTGCATCGAAATGCTTAACTTTAAACCTACACCGCCGGAAGGTGGTTCGGCAAAGCGTAAGCGAGGCAAGGATGGCGATGATGAGGGAGATGGAGGAGCCGAGTACGAACCGGATGTGCAGGAAAGTGGAAATCTGAATGAGGTAATCGATGAAACAGTATATTCGCCGCAAACCAAGCAGGCGATGAGCATGATGGTGGAGTCAGATACACCGTTCGAGCTAATCAGTGCGCTGGTGGATTATGTCGATCAGCAAGGTAGACCGGGAGCCGTGCTGGTGTTCCTTGCCGGATGGAACATGATTTTTGCGCTGATGCGACAGTTGCAGACACGACCCAATTTGGTCGTGTTGCCGCTACACTCTCAGCTGCCGCGTGAGGACCAGAGGAAGGTGTTCAACCATTATGGGCAAAGGCGCAAGGTTATACTGGCGACCAACATTGCGGAAACGTCGATCACGATCGATGATATTGTGTATGTGATCGATACGTGCAAGGCGCGCATGAAGCTGTTCACTTCGCACAACAATATGACCAACTATGCGACAGTATGGGCCGCCAGGACAAACCTCGAGCAGC GCAAGGGACGTGCGGGTCGTGTCCGTCCGGGCATGTGCTTTACGCTATGCTCACGCGCCCGTTTCGCCAAGTTGGAGGAAAACCTGACGCCAGAAATGTTTCGTACACCATTGCACGAACTTGCGCTCAGCATTAAGCTGCTGCGGTTGGGTGCAATCGGTAAGTTTCTGTCGAAAGCGATCGAACCACCACCGCTCGATGCGGTGATCGAGGCGGAAGTGTTGCTGAAGGAGATGCGATGCTTGGATGAGGCAGAACAGCTAACTCCTTTCGGGCGTATTCTGGCCCGTTTGCCGATTGAACCGCGACTCGGTAAGATGATGGTACTGAGCACGCTGTTTGGGCTGTGTGACACAATCACGACGATGGCCGCATACTCGGGCACGTTTTCAGAGATTTTCCTGCTGGAGCTGGGGCAGCGTCGTCTATTGGCCCATCAGAAGGCACTCAGCGGTCAAACGTTCTCGGATTACGTTGCGATGCAGACGGCATTTGAG ATGTGGAGCCGAAAGCGCGCCATAAGCGAAGAAGCGGAATTTCGATTCTGTGAGTGGAAAGGACTCCAAATGCCGACGTTACGCACGATTGCCGAGGCGAAGAAGCAGCTGATGGAGAACCTTACGCTAGCgggtttccctcaggatacgATGATGCCGTTCCGTTTCGATCCGGAAAACCCCGAACCGGACCTGGAGATGGCGATGGCACTGTTGTGCGTTGGGCTGTATCCGAACGTGTGCTTCCACAAGGAGAAACGGCGTGTCCTGACGACGGAATCGAAAGCTGCTCTCATCCACAAAACGTCGGTGAACTGTAGCAATACGACAACCACCTTTCCGTATCCATTCTTTGTGTTTGGTGAAAAGATACGCACCCGGGCCGTATCCTGTAAGCAGATGTCCATGGTTACACCGATccatctgctgctgttcggCTGCAAGAAGGTCGAATGGTGCAACGGATCGGTGCGGATCGATAATTGGCTCAATCTGAACATGGATCCGTACGATGCCGCCATGATACTGGCGTTACGGCCCTGTCTACAGGATTTGTTGGTACAAATTTCGGAAAATCCGGACAGCATAAGCTGTCTGGCAGAGAAGCATTTGAATATGCTGAAGGTGGTGAAGGAGCTGTGTGCGTTCAGTGCGGGGGATTATGAAATTGATCGTCCGGTGAGAAGCTCATTTGGGCAGGGCGTACGATCACATCCACCAAAGGTTCCACGATATGGTGATGCGAGTAACGACCAATTGAGTGGTTTCGTTAGAATAGGAAATAGTAGTAGCGGTGGTGGTAAtagtggtgatggtgattATGAGGCAGGGAATGTGCCGATTTCAGGAGGAAACACTGCTAACCTCCGACATGATGGGTACCGGGGCTTTGGATCAGGATATGGTAACAATAATGGGTATGGTAGTAATCGATCAAACTCCCGATACTTTAACAATCCGATGTTAAATTCAACTTCCAATGATCGTTACACGGGTGCCGAAGATAATGCTGGCCCGTATGGCAGAGGTTCCAATTACCAGGGTGGATATTCCGGCGGAACTCGTGGTGGTTACAGTGGTGGAGCAAGAAACTTCCGACGCGGACGTGGTAGATGGTAG
- the LOC125767708 gene encoding uncharacterized protein KIAA1143 homolog, with protein sequence MSKRNVAFIKPEEPNFLKRMKEQIGYREGPSIDDKREAIENYDDSDDEEHEDEKPQVVVIKEGDLTEAEAEQAFKEESEKPADLNQKVVFKSRKSKSEKNEEKPKQKSEDKKSKKAKQKQEMSKLSFNDEDEEEY encoded by the exons ATGTCTAAACGAAATGTAGCTTTCATCAAACCAGAAGAGCCCAATTTTctaaaaagaatgaaagaacAAATCGGGTATCGAGAAGGACCATCTATAGACGATAAG CGTGAAGCAATAGAAAACTACGACGATTCGGATGATGAGGAACATGAAGACGAAAAACCACAAGTGGTTGTAATCAAGGAAGGGGACTTAACAGAAGCAGAAGCTGAGCAGGCATTCAAAG AGGAGAGCGAAAAACCAGCAGATCTCAatcaaaaagttgtttttaaatcAAGAAAGTCCAAGTCcgagaaaaatgaagaaaagccgaaacaaaaatcagaagataaaaaatcaaaaaaggccaaacaaaagcaagaaaTGAGTAAACTGTCCTTCAACGATGAAGACGAGGAAGAGTACTAG